The following proteins are encoded in a genomic region of Phycisphaera sp.:
- a CDS encoding sigma 54-interacting transcriptional regulator: MASGYEPSEHIQPLATAPRDESVLDQREVTVQSYQSTVPFNLEVLEAGLESAWLSPTNRLGIFSRLSVRSDTSATVVLGLQDELSVRTYDYDKRRPLWYSWQNVIVDTVSMRYCRDDHGLLRFTATGGGRRITDDLLHDFNTNFLGIPKASVTKQHFDLAKLRSLCFTQFVDRLYMLRFADPSGEEYRSIDHALFQSRQYIDPEAERLKEIQADPKVIIESFDSDVEVQSSNLAAKLRVRFFLRGLSGSLRLRFPKIRYKKEPRTPDEHAQVFYRLVDTAVTAIIDADYYTHQPRTLDELDLDHGMFIDMVDLAPFREVMANPDSRTEFLQTADFGDGWQHWQPHLRSLDELVEADPVSYHCSELFRQLAAAAPARVADVLRACREDTKLKRLGGVLAAACRDALQSVPAAHRAAVESELAAWALAQPDDVWHVDVEAGAIKIGRLCVRLDDLCLDTIVAVLGRLLTALHAGLMGADGDIRSHLEQMRWCVEAASALPANHHRLSPALRLIASGLVPRLPNESARVLRDPAESFEDLDHALLDQFGLPAWPSLRASTSDNGVVVSNDGVGAAPGLAVRQCGSLFEEGDADLSDVAAGSTVTVAFNGQPREAEIQFKKFGSERRLSLRLDHYGIAPSSPIAATSPVLPINRKRIEAQRNHRQQIDPSGLVIGSSRSLLRVFEEIHHSNMMDDAAAVLILGEPGVGKTHIAKLIHGSSERSSAALLEVNAGGAGGDLNIQRGEWIGYGRGHGISGVDPKGRPGYLIRADGGTLFVDEFAALSPDLQVIFLSVLEQRSIELIGGDSITPNVRCVFATNANVDEAVTTGALRRDLLDRISTTIQIPPLRDRRGDILLLARHFAGATAIDERCQVALIRHDWPGNIRELQKILSLAVVRAQSDDSGRLSVEHCDLPNSVVKEVAGLADDECRRELWHLADSIARVEGYEPGTGLQRRAAEIMGVKEAQASKMYCALGLKESISA; this comes from the coding sequence ATGGCTTCCGGATACGAACCGTCAGAGCACATTCAGCCACTGGCCACCGCACCTCGCGACGAGAGCGTGCTCGATCAGCGCGAGGTCACAGTTCAATCGTACCAGTCGACCGTTCCATTCAATCTGGAGGTGTTGGAGGCCGGGCTCGAGAGTGCCTGGCTCTCGCCAACGAACCGGTTAGGCATCTTCTCTCGACTGTCCGTTCGGAGTGACACCTCGGCAACCGTTGTCCTCGGACTTCAAGATGAATTGTCCGTGCGCACGTATGACTATGACAAGCGGCGACCGCTTTGGTACTCGTGGCAGAACGTTATCGTCGATACGGTAAGTATGCGATATTGCCGCGACGACCACGGACTTCTGCGATTCACAGCGACTGGGGGGGGGCGACGAATCACGGATGATCTCCTCCACGATTTTAACACCAACTTCCTCGGAATTCCCAAGGCATCAGTAACCAAGCAGCATTTTGATCTCGCCAAACTCCGGTCACTGTGCTTCACACAGTTCGTCGACCGGCTCTACATGTTGCGCTTTGCCGATCCATCAGGCGAAGAGTACCGGAGCATCGATCACGCGCTCTTCCAGAGCAGACAGTACATCGATCCCGAGGCCGAGCGTCTGAAGGAGATCCAGGCCGATCCGAAGGTGATCATCGAGTCGTTCGACTCGGATGTCGAAGTGCAGTCATCCAATCTCGCCGCCAAGCTCCGCGTCCGATTCTTTCTCCGCGGCCTAAGTGGCTCGCTACGACTCCGCTTCCCGAAGATCCGCTACAAGAAAGAGCCGCGAACGCCGGACGAACATGCCCAGGTGTTCTATCGGCTTGTCGATACGGCCGTCACCGCCATCATTGACGCAGACTACTACACCCATCAACCGCGAACGCTCGATGAGCTTGACCTTGATCACGGCATGTTCATCGACATGGTCGACCTCGCTCCGTTCCGCGAGGTCATGGCCAATCCGGATTCTCGGACAGAGTTTCTCCAGACCGCGGACTTCGGGGACGGATGGCAGCACTGGCAGCCGCACCTTCGGTCGCTGGATGAGCTGGTCGAGGCTGACCCGGTGTCATACCACTGCTCCGAGCTCTTCCGTCAGCTTGCTGCCGCCGCGCCCGCGAGGGTGGCGGACGTGCTTCGAGCGTGTCGGGAGGATACCAAACTCAAGCGGCTCGGGGGCGTGCTGGCGGCCGCGTGCCGCGACGCGCTTCAGAGCGTACCGGCAGCACATCGCGCCGCGGTGGAGTCTGAACTCGCAGCGTGGGCGCTAGCGCAACCAGACGATGTTTGGCACGTGGATGTCGAAGCCGGAGCCATCAAGATCGGACGTCTTTGTGTGCGGCTTGACGATCTCTGCCTCGACACGATTGTCGCGGTCCTCGGAAGGCTGCTCACGGCTCTACACGCTGGACTCATGGGCGCAGACGGGGATATTCGGTCGCACCTCGAGCAGATGCGATGGTGCGTAGAAGCGGCGTCGGCGCTGCCGGCCAATCACCATCGACTATCGCCTGCGCTCCGTCTGATCGCGTCGGGGCTGGTCCCGCGGCTGCCTAACGAGAGCGCTCGAGTCCTTCGAGATCCAGCGGAATCATTCGAGGACCTCGATCATGCACTGCTCGATCAGTTCGGGTTGCCTGCCTGGCCTTCGCTCCGCGCGAGCACTTCCGACAATGGTGTCGTTGTGTCGAACGATGGCGTCGGAGCGGCGCCAGGCCTCGCGGTGCGCCAGTGTGGTTCTCTGTTCGAGGAGGGCGATGCCGACCTCAGCGACGTTGCTGCTGGCAGCACAGTAACCGTAGCCTTCAACGGGCAGCCGCGCGAGGCAGAGATCCAATTCAAGAAATTTGGTTCGGAACGTCGTCTATCACTCCGCCTTGATCATTACGGCATTGCTCCTTCGTCCCCGATCGCGGCCACTAGCCCTGTACTCCCGATCAACCGCAAACGCATTGAAGCGCAACGGAATCACCGCCAACAGATCGACCCGAGCGGGCTGGTGATTGGGTCCAGCCGGTCACTCTTGCGGGTGTTTGAAGAGATCCATCACTCCAACATGATGGATGATGCCGCCGCCGTTCTGATTCTCGGTGAGCCCGGGGTCGGCAAGACGCACATCGCCAAGTTAATCCACGGGTCCAGCGAGCGATCATCTGCGGCGTTACTGGAAGTCAACGCCGGTGGTGCCGGAGGTGACCTCAACATCCAGCGTGGGGAGTGGATCGGATACGGGCGAGGGCACGGTATCTCCGGCGTCGATCCGAAGGGGCGGCCCGGATACCTTATTCGTGCTGATGGGGGCACGCTATTCGTCGACGAGTTTGCTGCTCTGTCACCAGACCTTCAAGTCATCTTCCTCTCGGTGCTCGAGCAGCGTTCGATCGAGCTGATCGGTGGCGACTCGATCACGCCGAATGTGCGCTGCGTCTTCGCAACGAATGCGAACGTCGATGAAGCGGTAACAACTGGTGCCCTACGGCGGGATTTGCTGGATCGAATCAGCACCACGATCCAGATCCCGCCCCTGCGTGATCGCCGCGGTGACATCCTCCTACTAGCACGACACTTCGCTGGCGCCACCGCCATTGATGAACGTTGTCAGGTCGCTCTGATTCGCCACGACTGGCCCGGCAACATCCGCGAGCTCCAGAAGATTCTCAGCCTAGCCGTTGTACGTGCCCAGAGCGACGATTCGGGCCGACTCTCCGTCGAGCACTGCGACCTGCCGAACTCCGTCGTCAAGGAGGTAGCAGGGCTCGCCGACGATGAGTGTCGGCGCGAACTCTGGCACCTCGCCGACTCGATTGCAAGAGTTGAGGGCTACGAGCCGGGCACCGGCCTTCAGCGGCGGGCAGCGGAGATCATGGGCGTGAAGGAAGCTCAGGCGTCCAAGATGTACTGCGCTCTGGGGCTGAAGGAGTCGATCAGCGCTTGA